In Perca fluviatilis chromosome 14, GENO_Pfluv_1.0, whole genome shotgun sequence, a genomic segment contains:
- the LOC120572882 gene encoding uncharacterized protein LOC120572882 isoform X1, with protein sequence MILLIILLLIILTSCVSGTLVVNVTQSSYQAEENQEITLEWTFTTNNHSSSNSLNIFCELITDRPLGLLSLHEGVEVPKSQDEQFAGRVQWDKDVLREGRLRLHVSRLRTEDSGMYVCKVFTRYGKNSGRCWLNVTEPRSVKALTMEMPLHPKILQTPGPNDETDVQGGRLYLSVPILGVFGCIVLILGAGLSAYLLKLRHQHQAVSQDNFFI encoded by the exons ATGATCCTGCTCATCATCCTGCTGCTCATCATCCTGACCTCCTGTGTCTCTG GAACATTAGTAGTGAATGTGACCCAGAGCTCCTATCAGGCAGAGGAGAACCAGGAGATCACACTGGAGTGGACCTTCACAACCAACAATCACAGTTCCTCCAACTCTCTGAATATCTTCTGTGAACTGATAACTGACAGACCCTTAGGTCTGTTGAGTCTCCATGAAGGAGTTGAGGTCCCAAAGTCTCAGGATGAACAGTTTGCAGGACGAGTCCAGTGGGACAAAGACGTCCTCAGAGAAGGACGACTCAGACTTCATGTGTCCAGACTCAGGACTGAGGACTCGGGAATGTATGTCTGTAAAGTGTTCACACGTTATGGGAAGAACTCTGGTAGATGTTGGCTCAATGTCACTG agccACGCTCTGTTAAAGCCTTGACGATGGAGATGCCGCTGCATCCCAAAATCCTCCAGACTCCAGGTCCAAATGATGAGACGGATGTTCAAG GTGGGCGTCTGTACCTGAGCGTACCGATCCTCGGTGTGTTTGGCTGCATCGTCCTGATCCTGGGTGCTGGACTCAGCGCATATTTACTCAAACTAAGGCATCAACACCAAGCTGTAAGTCAGGACAACTTCTTCATTTAA